A region from the bacterium genome encodes:
- a CDS encoding competence/damage-inducible protein A, which yields MESKPKSELITVGDELLLGRTVNSNAAFLGQRLAECGIPVKWSSCVADDLSEIQAAISLAMNRADVIILSGGLGPTPDDLTRDAIGQLFGLPLTESAEQRSHVEEIFRKLGREVPVHSMNQTLVLGGTIRLDNPLGTAAGIFLERKGRLIFAVPGVPPEMEKMFDEQIAPIIERRFSTSKYFAKTLRLAGIGESQLLEKLGNLDLLSRRVVLAYLPHQGLLDLRLTSTATDELEAEADIAFAEHFIRERVADHIYATGRDTLAQVIGDILVNRAQWLTTAESCTGGLLSSMITDTPGASRWFSRGYVTYSNNSKEALLGVGENTLSTHGAVSEQTVREMAEGALRNAGADWAVSLSGIAGPDGGTAEKPVGTVWIGISGNKETIARKILVGSRSRELVKTRAAHHALYLLYRQIVSAG from the coding sequence ATGGAAAGCAAACCAAAAAGCGAACTCATCACCGTCGGAGACGAGCTGCTCCTTGGCAGAACAGTCAACAGCAATGCCGCTTTTTTGGGGCAGCGATTAGCAGAGTGCGGAATTCCGGTCAAGTGGTCATCGTGCGTAGCAGACGATTTATCTGAAATCCAAGCCGCTATCAGTCTCGCCATGAATCGCGCGGACGTGATAATTCTCTCCGGCGGACTTGGCCCAACACCGGACGATCTGACACGCGATGCGATTGGTCAGCTATTCGGGTTGCCTTTGACAGAGTCTGCGGAACAGAGATCACATGTTGAGGAAATTTTCCGCAAGCTGGGGCGCGAAGTGCCAGTTCATTCTATGAACCAGACTCTGGTATTGGGTGGAACAATCCGCCTGGACAATCCATTAGGCACGGCAGCGGGGATATTTCTGGAGAGAAAAGGCCGACTCATTTTTGCCGTTCCGGGGGTTCCGCCGGAAATGGAGAAAATGTTTGACGAGCAGATTGCACCTATTATCGAGCGCCGGTTCTCAACTTCCAAGTATTTTGCAAAGACTCTTAGGCTTGCCGGAATTGGCGAATCGCAGCTGCTTGAAAAGCTTGGAAATCTCGATTTGCTGTCAAGGCGCGTTGTATTAGCATATCTCCCGCACCAGGGGCTACTTGACCTGCGACTCACTTCAACAGCAACTGATGAATTAGAAGCCGAGGCGGATATCGCCTTCGCGGAACATTTTATCCGTGAACGTGTTGCAGATCATATATACGCAACCGGTCGCGATACCCTTGCACAAGTAATTGGGGACATACTTGTAAATCGAGCACAATGGTTGACCACAGCTGAGAGCTGTACCGGCGGTTTGCTCTCTTCTATGATTACCGACACGCCGGGTGCATCGAGGTGGTTCTCGCGAGGATACGTCACTTATTCGAACAATTCCAAGGAAGCTCTGCTTGGTGTTGGCGAGAACACACTAAGTACGCATGGGGCAGTTTCCGAGCAGACAGTCAGAGAAATGGCGGAAGGGGCGCTGCGGAATGCGGGTGCCGACTGGGCTGTGAGTCTTTCCGGGATTGCAGGACCGGACGGGGGAACTGCGGAGAAGCCAGTTGGCACGGTGTGGATTGGCATATCCGGCAACAAGGAGACGATTGCTCGCAAGATTCTTGTTGGCAGCAGAAGCAGAGAATTGGTTAAAACCAGGGCGGCGCATCATGCGCTTTATCTTCTCTATCGGCAAATTGTGTCAGCCGGTTAA
- a CDS encoding regulatory protein RecX, translated as MKSDTKITPKEDVLPYAVKLLASRSYSTRRLRSKLREKGYVAEQIDEAIAKLTERKLLDDRRFAEGFVRTRVESHPRGRTALVRDLVTRGVSGSVANQAVNEQLSAEQELDLAKDLIRRKSRQYDSLEPETRRRRLVALLARRGFRPDTIHQALSISNSEPSTEEAY; from the coding sequence ATGAAAAGCGATACGAAGATAACACCGAAAGAGGATGTTCTGCCGTATGCTGTCAAGTTGCTTGCGTCTCGGTCATATTCAACTCGAAGACTTCGAAGTAAGTTGCGTGAAAAAGGGTATGTGGCCGAGCAAATCGACGAAGCCATTGCGAAGTTGACTGAGAGGAAGCTGCTTGACGATCGAAGGTTCGCCGAGGGATTTGTCAGAACACGTGTTGAGTCTCATCCGAGAGGCAGAACTGCGCTGGTCAGAGATCTTGTGACGCGAGGGGTTTCAGGCTCAGTCGCAAATCAAGCAGTCAATGAACAGCTGTCGGCCGAACAGGAACTGGATCTTGCAAAGGACTTGATTCGACGTAAGTCACGGCAATATGATAGTCTCGAACCGGAGACAAGGCGACGTCGACTGGTCGCGCTGCTTGCCAGGCGGGGATTTCGCCCAGATACGATTCATCAAGCGTTGTCAATTTCAAATAGCGAACCAAGCACCGAGGAAGCATATTGA
- a CDS encoding phosphatidylglycerophosphatase A — protein sequence MTRLEIMVTTVLWTGYSPIAPATIASALVCFVLWFFPSLLSPWMGIGLAILALSGVWLSNRFIESYEVSPPGKFAAVRRKNPKKDDPDPVVFDELVGQWIALLAAPHTIIGFSSAFFLFRFFDIFKILGANQLQRLPRGWGVMMDDVLAGLYAALVLYGLNHWQPNLLTAF from the coding sequence ATGACGCGACTTGAGATTATGGTTACAACCGTGCTGTGGACCGGATATTCGCCGATCGCACCGGCGACGATTGCATCCGCACTGGTCTGCTTTGTGCTATGGTTCTTTCCGTCGCTTCTCTCACCGTGGATGGGAATCGGACTGGCAATTCTCGCGTTGAGCGGAGTCTGGTTGTCCAACCGGTTCATCGAAAGTTATGAGGTTTCACCGCCGGGCAAGTTCGCGGCAGTACGGCGAAAGAACCCAAAGAAAGACGATCCTGATCCCGTAGTTTTTGATGAACTCGTCGGTCAATGGATTGCTCTCTTGGCCGCTCCGCACACAATAATCGGATTCTCATCGGCGTTCTTCCTGTTCCGGTTCTTTGACATCTTCAAAATTCTTGGCGCGAATCAACTGCAGAGATTGCCGCGAGGCTGGGGTGTCATGATGGATGATGTCTTAGCCGGCCTCTATGCGGCACTCGTGCTGTATGGTTTGAATCATTGGCAGCCTAATCTCTTGACTGCATTCTAA
- a CDS encoding SRPBCC family protein, translated as MPKQIITTEIEAPMSQVWSALTVPKEVEFWAPNVRDLRIEPNGSFAKDSRRIFNLDLAGKDVTLETTITHYVPNEMFAESVTGGTAGVHDKAEHVKVIFRLIELAEKRCALNFTIDYEMKGFMNKMLEKVIMGALLSQYKLWFERLKTYAETGRPV; from the coding sequence GTGCCTAAGCAAATTATCACCACAGAAATTGAAGCGCCGATGTCACAGGTGTGGTCAGCGCTGACGGTGCCGAAGGAAGTCGAATTCTGGGCGCCAAACGTTCGTGACTTGCGAATTGAACCAAACGGTTCCTTTGCAAAGGATTCGCGGAGAATATTCAATTTGGATCTTGCCGGCAAAGATGTCACTCTCGAGACAACGATTACTCATTACGTTCCGAATGAGATGTTTGCCGAATCCGTGACAGGGGGAACAGCCGGTGTCCATGACAAAGCGGAGCATGTCAAGGTAATCTTTCGTTTGATTGAACTTGCAGAGAAGCGCTGCGCTCTTAACTTCACGATCGATTACGAGATGAAGGGCTTTATGAACAAGATGCTGGAAAAGGTGATAATGGGGGCGCTGCTGTCCCAATACAAACTCTGGTTTGAAAGGCTGAAGACTTACGCCGAAACGGGCAGGCCGGTATAA
- the thpR gene encoding RNA 2',3'-cyclic phosphodiesterase: protein MRLFIAIMLPEEWQSILREPQLKIGWLGRGVKWVEPENLHLTLKFLGETPGELVPQVESEIGQICDSLTPFQIAIQGTGCFPNKQRPRAYWAGLTSSRSLETLHSGLEDCMSRLGFEPDDKKFVPHLTVARIKEPIGKERMTQAFLNFDLRSAPYSVERVSLVQSVLRQEGPLYNVLRSFPLKNNMQ from the coding sequence GTGAGACTGTTCATTGCCATAATGCTACCTGAGGAATGGCAGAGTATTCTGCGGGAACCTCAATTGAAAATCGGATGGCTGGGACGTGGAGTGAAGTGGGTGGAACCGGAAAATCTCCATTTAACGCTCAAATTTCTCGGTGAAACACCGGGTGAATTAGTTCCGCAGGTTGAGAGTGAAATCGGCCAAATCTGTGACTCGCTGACCCCGTTCCAGATTGCGATTCAGGGTACAGGCTGTTTTCCGAACAAGCAAAGGCCTCGCGCATATTGGGCGGGACTTACATCGTCAAGGTCGCTCGAAACGCTGCATTCAGGCCTTGAAGACTGCATGAGTCGCCTTGGGTTTGAACCTGATGACAAGAAGTTCGTGCCGCATCTTACGGTTGCCAGGATAAAGGAACCAATAGGCAAGGAACGAATGACGCAGGCGTTCTTGAACTTTGACCTTAGGAGCGCGCCATACAGCGTCGAGCGAGTCAGCCTTGTGCAGAGTGTCTTGCGGCAGGAAGGTCCGTTGTACAATGTGCTTCGAAGTTTTCCACTAAAAAATAATATGCAATAA
- the recR gene encoding recombination protein RecR, with translation MSQMSPTLERLVDQIAKLPGLGKKSALRLAMHILKQSEPEARALADAIIQVKLKLHLCRRCGNLTELEICTICSDPKRDAGLLCIVESPQDILRLERATGYRGVYHVLGGVLSPLDGVGPDALRITDLWARTSTEMFREVVLALSPTADGDATSLYLLREFKSRNIAASRLARGVPIGAELEHVDEVTLARAMEERTRLDN, from the coding sequence ATGTCGCAGATGTCGCCGACACTAGAACGGCTTGTTGACCAAATCGCCAAGCTTCCGGGACTCGGCAAGAAATCAGCCCTTCGTTTGGCAATGCACATTCTGAAACAATCAGAGCCTGAAGCTCGCGCGTTAGCAGATGCAATAATCCAAGTGAAACTGAAATTGCATTTATGCAGACGATGCGGCAATCTGACTGAACTGGAGATATGCACGATCTGTTCGGACCCCAAGCGTGATGCGGGATTGCTTTGCATTGTGGAATCACCGCAAGACATTTTAAGGTTGGAGCGAGCCACGGGGTATCGAGGGGTGTATCACGTGCTTGGCGGAGTGCTGAGTCCATTGGACGGAGTCGGGCCGGATGCACTTAGAATAACAGACCTTTGGGCGCGCACGTCGACTGAGATGTTTCGCGAAGTTGTGCTGGCATTGAGCCCGACCGCGGACGGCGATGCAACATCTTTGTATTTGCTTCGCGAGTTCAAGAGTAGAAACATCGCCGCGTCAAGACTTGCGCGAGGCGTGCCAATCGGCGCGGAGCTTGAGCATGTTGATGAAGTCACACTCGCCCGTGCAATGGAAGAACGGACAAGACTGGATAATTGA
- the recA gene encoding recombinase RecA, with amino-acid sequence MSKPLDTEKQKNLDLTLAQIDKQYGKGSIMRLGDNGPTQRMDVISTGSLSLDAALGIGGVPRGRVIEVYGPESSGKTTLALTIIAEAQKKGGKAAIIDAEHALDPNYARALGVDIDDLLVSQPDTGEQALDIAEMLIRSGALDVIVVDSVAALVPKAEIEGEMGDSLPGLQARLMSQAMRKLTAVVARSRTSLIFINQLRMKIGVMFGNPETTTGGNALKFYSSIRMEIRRMASIKDGETIVGNRTKVKVVKNKVAPPFREAEFDIIYGQGIEKVGDMLDLAATLEIVSKSGTWYSFKDERLGQGRERVITALKEQPDLLKTIESEVRREMGFVTAEIEPQPAQESENSKPRSKKA; translated from the coding sequence ATGAGCAAACCTCTTGATACGGAAAAGCAAAAGAATCTTGATCTGACGCTTGCGCAGATTGACAAGCAGTATGGCAAGGGCTCCATCATGCGGCTTGGGGACAATGGTCCCACACAGCGCATGGACGTGATATCCACCGGTTCACTGTCGCTCGATGCGGCACTGGGCATCGGTGGCGTACCGCGCGGCAGAGTTATTGAAGTGTATGGACCAGAGTCATCAGGCAAAACAACACTTGCGCTGACGATAATCGCAGAAGCCCAGAAGAAAGGCGGAAAAGCTGCAATTATTGACGCTGAGCATGCGCTGGATCCAAACTATGCACGTGCGCTTGGTGTGGATATCGACGACTTACTTGTTTCGCAGCCGGATACCGGTGAACAGGCACTGGATATCGCTGAAATGCTGATTCGTTCGGGTGCGCTTGATGTGATCGTTGTTGACTCTGTTGCGGCACTGGTTCCAAAGGCGGAAATTGAAGGAGAAATGGGCGATTCACTTCCTGGTTTACAGGCGCGTCTGATGAGCCAGGCCATGCGCAAGCTAACCGCTGTAGTTGCGCGTTCTCGAACTTCACTGATTTTCATCAATCAGCTTCGAATGAAAATAGGCGTCATGTTCGGAAATCCCGAGACGACGACCGGAGGTAACGCGCTGAAGTTCTACAGCTCCATTCGGATGGAGATTCGAAGAATGGCGTCAATCAAGGACGGCGAGACGATTGTCGGGAACCGAACCAAGGTAAAGGTTGTAAAGAATAAGGTAGCTCCACCCTTCCGAGAGGCGGAGTTTGACATTATTTACGGTCAGGGAATTGAGAAAGTCGGCGACATGCTCGACTTGGCCGCTACTCTGGAAATCGTCAGTAAATCCGGCACGTGGTACTCATTCAAGGACGAACGTCTCGGTCAAGGCCGGGAAAGAGTGATTACCGCGTTGAAGGAGCAACCTGACTTGCTCAAAACAATTGAGTCCGAAGTTCGCCGCGAAATGGGATTTGTTACTGCTGAAATTGAACCGCAACCAGCTCAAGAATCTGAAAATTCCAAACCTCGATCCAAGAAGGCATAG
- the dnaX gene encoding DNA polymerase III subunit gamma/tau, whose amino-acid sequence MSYQVLARRWRPQRFADVVGQEHITRTLQNAIAQGRLAHGFLFTGPRGVGKTSTARILARAINCEKAHQFNPVEPCNECETCKALLEDRELDVVEIDGASYNKVDDIRRVNEAARLAPAAGQKKVFIIDEVHMLTTPAFNAFLKTLEEPPSHVIFILATTDVHKVPSTVRSRVQRFDFRPLSPVEISRHLGKIAAAEGWNAEEEALFQIAHAADGSLRDAEGLLDQVVSFCANKVTLEETRKILGTLSSVVLEQATILVANQDISALPQYFDLLARQGTDYSLLLRELQSYWTDAVFVLQGLPVPGRSQDECAAMKTVIGSLTVEDLFRLIRLAATLEDDIKWSVSPRTRFEVSMLRWVTLDRAVSIKELLEQFKSGQVATQTAQRPITQATNPSATSAVVRPSTVQSERPLEQKSSQAAAATKSVPGSEQAQTTSMKTRTAPLDLEELRATWPAVCDALEKISSAASAFAHNDWEIVSLSGQTLTVRPKLPGKFHMESLKTHSASLEKAVLSVTGATVKISPAMAVEPQQEKEVTGSSKKSDTNGAKAPGDLFSSVMSQFGGEDITPKMDKPGK is encoded by the coding sequence ATGAGCTATCAAGTCCTTGCCCGTCGATGGAGACCTCAGCGTTTCGCTGATGTCGTCGGCCAAGAGCATATCACCAGAACTTTGCAGAACGCCATTGCGCAAGGCCGCCTCGCGCACGGCTTCCTGTTTACCGGTCCTCGTGGTGTGGGCAAGACGTCCACAGCAAGGATTCTTGCGCGGGCAATAAACTGTGAAAAGGCTCATCAATTCAACCCTGTTGAGCCCTGCAACGAGTGCGAAACCTGCAAGGCGCTGCTTGAAGATCGTGAGCTTGACGTCGTCGAAATCGATGGAGCGTCATACAATAAGGTAGATGATATCCGGCGCGTGAATGAAGCAGCGCGATTAGCGCCTGCCGCGGGTCAGAAAAAGGTCTTCATAATCGACGAAGTCCATATGTTGACAACGCCGGCGTTCAACGCGTTTTTGAAGACACTCGAAGAACCGCCGTCACACGTGATTTTCATCCTCGCCACTACGGACGTACATAAAGTGCCAAGCACCGTGCGTTCGAGAGTTCAGAGGTTTGATTTTCGCCCTCTTTCACCAGTAGAGATATCACGGCACTTAGGCAAGATTGCCGCCGCAGAAGGTTGGAATGCCGAAGAAGAGGCATTGTTCCAAATTGCCCACGCTGCCGACGGCTCGCTCCGGGACGCAGAGGGATTACTTGATCAAGTCGTTTCTTTTTGCGCAAACAAAGTTACTCTTGAAGAGACGAGAAAGATCTTAGGCACACTCTCATCAGTTGTGCTGGAACAGGCGACGATACTCGTCGCGAATCAGGACATAAGCGCCTTGCCGCAGTACTTTGACTTGTTAGCACGGCAAGGTACGGATTATAGCCTTTTGTTAAGAGAGCTGCAAAGTTATTGGACGGATGCAGTGTTCGTCCTGCAGGGCTTACCGGTACCCGGAAGGTCTCAGGATGAATGTGCCGCGATGAAGACTGTCATTGGAAGTTTAACTGTTGAAGATCTGTTCCGCCTGATTCGGCTGGCGGCAACTCTTGAAGACGATATAAAGTGGTCAGTCTCGCCGCGAACTCGCTTCGAAGTCTCGATGCTCAGATGGGTCACTCTTGATCGGGCAGTTTCCATCAAGGAACTGCTTGAGCAGTTCAAGTCAGGTCAAGTTGCGACCCAAACTGCACAAAGGCCCATCACACAAGCAACGAACCCAAGCGCGACCTCCGCAGTCGTTCGACCATCGACGGTTCAATCCGAGCGACCATTGGAGCAGAAGTCTTCCCAGGCTGCTGCCGCGACAAAATCAGTGCCGGGTTCCGAGCAGGCACAGACCACATCGATGAAGACCCGAACGGCTCCGCTTGACCTTGAAGAACTTCGAGCGACTTGGCCAGCGGTCTGTGACGCACTTGAAAAGATTAGCAGCGCGGCCTCGGCATTTGCACACAATGATTGGGAGATTGTATCCCTGTCAGGACAGACGCTGACTGTCAGACCCAAGCTGCCAGGCAAGTTTCATATGGAGTCACTGAAGACACACTCCGCGTCACTCGAAAAGGCGGTCTTGTCGGTGACGGGTGCAACAGTAAAAATCAGTCCGGCGATGGCTGTGGAACCACAGCAGGAGAAGGAAGTCACAGGTTCCTCCAAGAAGTCTGACACAAATGGCGCAAAAGCTCCCGGAGATCTCTTTTCAAGTGTGATGTCGCAATTCGGCGGCGAAGACATAACCCCCAAGATGGATAAGCCAGGGAAATAG
- a CDS encoding CDP-alcohol phosphatidyltransferase family protein has product MIPGFNLANQLTLSRLALGPLFLIAYLGEFKYSIEFALAVAVLIEATDVADGIAARSKQQVSDVGKLLDPMSDTIARISYFIGFLVMGFAAAWMVAIIVYRDVVVAYLRVFSALTGTAMGRRTSGKWKGILQGAVSLTILTLHWIHLRLAPVPYFERIVWWILAGVTVYTVFTLVEYLHGNRELLKEIRHRGRPI; this is encoded by the coding sequence ATGATTCCAGGATTCAATCTTGCCAATCAACTGACTCTCTCCCGACTCGCGTTGGGGCCGCTCTTTCTCATCGCCTATCTTGGCGAGTTCAAGTATTCAATCGAGTTCGCACTTGCCGTTGCGGTACTCATTGAAGCAACTGATGTGGCCGACGGCATCGCCGCCCGATCAAAGCAACAGGTATCGGACGTGGGAAAACTTCTCGACCCTATGAGCGATACGATTGCGAGAATTTCCTATTTTATTGGATTTCTTGTGATGGGTTTTGCGGCCGCATGGATGGTAGCCATAATTGTTTATCGTGATGTGGTTGTGGCTTACCTGCGGGTGTTTTCTGCCTTAACGGGTACTGCAATGGGCAGAAGGACAAGCGGAAAGTGGAAAGGAATTCTGCAGGGAGCTGTTTCCTTGACTATACTTACCCTGCATTGGATTCACCTGCGCCTCGCTCCGGTGCCTTACTTTGAACGGATTGTGTGGTGGATATTGGCGGGTGTCACAGTTTACACGGTCTTTACGTTGGTCGAATACCTGCATGGAAACCGGGAACTGCTCAAAGAGATTCGGCACCGAGGTCGCCCGATCTGA